A single window of Culicoides brevitarsis isolate CSIRO-B50_1 chromosome 3, AGI_CSIRO_Cbre_v1, whole genome shotgun sequence DNA harbors:
- the LOC134833355 gene encoding UDP-glucosyltransferase 2-like, which yields MRFLLLFVAIFPFWCEIEGANILFMAPLASPSHHNWNRNLYVEMAKRGHNVTVLSVDKDKEPTKNLHYILMEGVYEALHDSNEAVDLIEFAKLSEWGAFEAFWHWCSFNSRLTAASKGIQTLLNYPDNFKFDLIVDDLSMAPFILGFIHKFNYPPAVAVTPFSVPHYFTRTFGGHRQPSYVSHHGSQFSDKMSFYERIVNYLFYLVDDYYMAYHVMPEQESLMRQVFGRLRDLPTLETLQSEVGLALVNVHPAVEQTFPLPPNMIPVGGLQVRDPKPLDPPIKTFIESGKEGTVLFSLGTNVKSEMLDTKTKEMFIKVFAELPQYNFLWKYESDLTIPLPKNVMIRPWLKQSDILAHENLKAFISHCGLMSTQEATWRGIPVVGMPFFADQRRNAVGIVNRGTGVRLDVFTLTKEKFKAALLDVLLNPKYTQNAKSRARVFQDQMEKPIDRAIYWLEWAMRHGEDMQVIQSPVKELGWFVGNGYDVMLFGLLIVLVGSWALLKTCKVFCCGRKKRCSKETKEKSN from the exons ATGCGCTTTTTACTGCTTTTTGTTGCGATTTTCCCATTTTGGTGCGAAATTGAGGGAgccaatattttattcatggcACCTTTGGCTTCTCCGAGTCATCATAATTG gaatcGGAATCTTTACGTCGAAATGGCAAAACGAGGTCATAATGTAACTGTATTGTCTGTGGATAAAGATAAAGAACCcacgaaaaatttgcattatattttaatggaaGGAGTTTATGAAGCTCTTCATGACTCGAATGAAGCTGTAGATTTAATAGAATTTGCCAAATTGAGTGAATGGGGAGCTTTTGAGGCATTTTGGCATTGGTGCAGTTTCAATAGTCGATTAACGGCTGCCTCGAAAGGGATTCAAACTCTCTTGAATTATcctgataattttaaatttgatctcATTGTGGATGATTTATCGATGGCTCCATTTATTTTGGGATTCATCCATAAATTCAACTATCCACCGGCAGTTGCTGTCACGCCATTCTCGGTCCCGCACTACTTCACGCGTACCTTTGGAGGTCATCGACAACCGTCGTACGTTTCGCATCACGGATCTCAGTTCTCCGATAAAATGTCGTTCTACGAACGAATTGTCAATTACTTGTTCTACCTCGTTGATGACTATTATATGGCTTATCACGTCATGCCTGAGCAGGAATCTCTAATGAGGCAAGTTTTCGGTCGTTTAAGAGATTTACCGACACTCGAAACGCTCCAATCGGAGGTCGGCCTTGCCTTGGTAAATGTTCATCCAGCAGTTGAACAAACTTTTCCCCTTCCCCCGAACATGATTCCTGTTGGAGGTCTACAAGTTCGCGATCCAAAACCACTAGACCCTCCAATCAAAACTTTTATCGAGTCAGGCAAAGAGGGAACAGTTCTTTTCTCCCTCGGTACAAACGTTAAAAGTGAAATGCTTGATACCAAAACGAAAGAAATGTTTATCAAAGTGTTTGCGGAACTTCCGCAATACAACTTCCTATGGAAATATGAGTCAGATTTGACAATTCCCTTGCCGAAAAATGTCATGATTCGACCTTGGCTGAAACAAAGCGATATTTTAGCTCACGAAAACTTGAAAGCTTTCATCTCGCATTGTGGCTTAATGAGTACCCAAGAGGCGACATGGCGCGGTATTCCCGTCGTTGGGATGCCATTTTTCGCGGATCAGCGACGCAATGCGGTGGGAATCGTAAACCGCGGAACAGGCGTTCGGTTAGATGTTTTTACACTGACAAAGGAAAAGTTCAAGGCTGCCTTGTTAGATGTCTTGCTGAATCCAAAATATACTCAAAACGCCAAATCGCGTGCTCGAGTATTTCAAGATCAAATGGAGAAACCAATCGACAGAGCCATCTATTGGTTGGAATGGGCAATGCGGCATGGCGAAGACATGCAAGTCATTCAATCGCCGGTAAAGGAACTCGGATGGTTTGTCGGAAACGGATACGATGTAATGTTGTTCGGCTTACTCATTGTCCTTGTCGGCAGCTGGGCGCTACTTAAAACATGCAAAGTATTTTGTTGTGGCAGAAAGAAACGTTGTTCGAaggaaacgaaagaaaaatccaactaa